GAACTGGTAAAACTACTTAGTTAAGTCTAAATTGTTGTACATTCAAGCCTGGGTTAaggatttaaattcattaatcTCATTTCAATAtgactaaattaaaattttatacaaatgactttaaaaaaaatcctattTCGTTAATAATTTTGTTGTTATTCTTAAACAAGTTCATCAAGTGCATTTTGAAAactaaattattgaattttgacATGTGGAGCCCTATGgtatgaaaatattatattgggTGGTGTTTAGATGAAAAAGGTTTATTGGCTTTTCTGGATggcaatattttgaaaaaacaaTCATTTTCCTTTCCCAAATTTAATTCCAGGGCTTCCTAAATTTAATGTTTTAGAACACATTTTTAACAGAAAACTAAAAGCGGTGCCAATGTATATCGTCAAAAGTTTCAAAATACTCATCCAGCTCAATTAAGCAAAGATTTAAACATAGCAACAGAGATCTTTCCCATGCACGGTTAGGTATTCCATTCAAGGGAACATGAAAAGATACCCTAAAAGGAAAATTAACAAGCATACTATTGACTTATGGGTCAGTCCCCTCAAACGAGTCAATGTTGCCATTGATGTAAGAAAAACACGAGAATACCTTGGTCTTCGCCGCTAGACGGTAGATGTCAGGAACATCACTTTGCTTGTGATGTTTTGGGTATGCCACTTGGCCATATAGATCATACTTATCAATCAACTTGAGGATTGATAAAAGAACAGAAGCATTCGTGCTCGACATATCATCAATATTATCCCGATTCCCCATTATTAACGTCTGTTATCACAAATGAAACAATTGAAAATGTTAACACTAGTGCATTCTCATAATTCACCAAACATTTATGTCAGTATTTATCCAACTTACAAGATTAGCGAGCTCCCTCAGTGGTCGACATTCCCCAAATGCTTTAACCAAGGTAGTAAGGTTTTTCTTCGGATCAGGCCTGGCAAGTGCAAGTATCATAGGTTTCCTGGGATTTGAAAAGAAGCGCATTACCTGTTTGCAGATCACTATTAGAAAGTGGCATGAACTTTGAAACTCTAGAGGTCGTACAAAATATATaggaaatatatttaaatagtGGGAAAAAATCAGAAATAAAGTTGCCACACATGAATGGGACTGCAGAATTAACGAGTTTAACCTCAGCCCAAATAACTGGATCTGGAGACTTCCCGTCTGTGTTTGCTTCTGGTTCAGTATCCACGTCTCCATCATGTGGAACAATGTGATGAAATTCCATCCCAGGCGGAATCACCTGAAAGCACAAAATCATGCTCTTATTACATCACAATGGTAAAGTAAAACTTCCGTACCTATAACTGCCACAACTATAAATTTGCGATGTATGATGAAATAGAACAAATAAGATTGATACCACTTCTATCTGAAACTTGAGTTAACAATGAGAACTTTTATTTCTTTCATCCTCATAATTGAAGTAACACACAATTCTTTCGAGTTCACGAACAAAAggatcaaaaaataaaattgatttagCTTAAAATATTAGACTTGGTCATTAAATGGTGAATTAAGTCACATCACTGGTGATTCGTTCAATTGCTTCCCAGCTAAAATATGGAAAAATCTTCTCGATGGTTTCATCAAGCCACAGAAAGCCACTATAAAAACATGACTTCAGTAACAGCATGTAAATTATTATCTGTATTAGCTAAAAAGGGGATCGACGAAAGATGTCATAAAGAAAGAGCAAGATACACAATCATAAGAACTTATGATTTCAGAAAAAAACTTGAGATCCATGTGAGAAGTACTTACAACCATGCGAGGCATGAACCTTCCATAACAGCTCACATTACGCCTAATCCTAGCACGTAGTTTACGCTCCAGTACAGGATCAAAACCATCATACAATCGCCACTGCTCGTCTATCTCCTGTCTTGTGCTGGTAATGACTATTTCAGAGGCATCAAGAGATAATTCTTCTGCCTCTATTCTACGCATTATTTTGTAAGTAGAATTGATTTCATCTCTCGACTGTCGGCCTTGCCTCAAAAGTTGCTCTAATTTATCACGGCCAAGAGAATGGCCAGTGAAAAGCATTGGTACATTTAGAGCACCGGATAAAAGAGCAGCAGAGTCACCTGCATCTGCATAATGCCCATGGATAGCAACAGGCCAAACTGGGTGTCCATTACCAATTTGCTCACCGAGTACCTTTGACATTTGTACAATGTGGTTAAGAGCACCATCAACAAATTCGGGGATGTGCGGCCACAGTAATTCTTTTGGAATATATGCATCTTTTGGACCAAATGGGATGCGAACTATATAAGCACCACTGCTCTCTCCCATCTCATGCATCAAGCCTTCTGAACTTCGTGGAGGCAGCATCTCTGTCGGTTCACCGTAGCTCCAGTCTACTTCTGGCGATGATACCTGTCTGGTAAGCAAATCGACGCGATACACACCTGGCATTGAACCTAAAGCCCTTGCAAGTTCGACAATGTATTTCACCTAAAGAAAATATAGGAAAGAAGTCATCTACAAGCAAGAAAAAAGTACGTGAAACGAATCAAGCCACATTCAACTCAGTGCTGCACATTGCGGTTGAGAATTTCATAAAACGCAAGCACAAAGGACATGACTAGGAAAAGAACTGTTAGACGAGCATTCCTTGAAACCAGACCTACCTGACCACCAGTATCAGAATCACGGCCAAGCTCCATGTTTTCACCACGTATCAAACCATGAAGGCTGCAAGAGAACTACCGTCAAGAAAGCAAGGTAATTATGTCTACATCTTTTGAAGATCACAATCTTCAGACAGAAGcatcaaaaaagaaaattttgaaagatcGAATTTCCTTCAGCcatgaaaaaacaaattttatctatGTCAATTCCTTTTTATCACTACTCAAACTTCACAATATCAATTCAATACCTAATCAGTACAATGTACAGCCTTTTCCCCTTCTGTTGACTACTCCAGGCCTCCATTGCATCAACAGAACTAATTCTAGGCAGTCGACTTCTAGTGCTTTCAACATGAGTTGAAAGCACACCAACTGTATCCCCCTTCTCCCCCTCGGATAAGTCTTCAGACATGTCAGCAACAGCTTCTCTGCGACCTCTTTCACGCTCAAGACGACGTTTAGCCATCCTCTGGGCTTGCTCTCCTTCAAGCTACACTTACAAGTCATTGAAAGAAATGATGAGTAGCTAGAGTAGTAGAGTATCAAAATGTAACGAATAAACCAACAAAGTACGTAAAAAGCTTTTTCTAATCAAAGCACCAGTTAGTTGGCCTGTTCTCGGCTTCTCGCCAAACCTTATGTTAAAAGTCAACATcagtgaatttttttaaaataagtcaATTAAACAGAGTAAATCCCAGAATCTGCAGTCATTAACTTTTGGTTTACCAAACAAAATTTTACCATGCTAAACATTAAAAGCACTTTTTGGGAATTCAAGTAGAAAACTGAGGGGAAGTTTCAGGGTGGATTTGAAATTACGATCATGGCACATAAGCAAATCAGAATGATGTCAGAGAAAATCATGCAATGGCAATTCTGAAAATGGTTGTAATCACTCAACTGCACAAGTTGTAGCCAACGAGATGGTTAAACGTTgcatatttaaacaaaaatcaGGAATTTATTTTAAACTATATTTCAAGAAAGCATACAAGCACATTGAATGGGATTTTCTCGATCTTGTTCTGTAGAAGAAGCACTAATGATACAAAGCATTTTAGCATCCCACAACTATTATGATCACTTGCAATCAAAgattatgatcatgaaaatgcATTTCACAGTGAAGGAACCAGCACTTATTTGCCACTATACACAATTATGTGAAACTAGCATAGAAGTTTCGCCCCTTCATTTTTAGCTCCTGGTTAATGACAATTTACAAACATTCCAATCAATGgctttcaagaaaaaaaaaactcagtCCATTTGCACTGCTCCTTATCAGTTATTGCATTCACATCCTTACCAATCACCACATTCCGCTAAAAAAATCTCAAACCGTCATCCATTGCATCTATCAAATAGATAAAGTAACCATAAAAAGCATAAGAAATCAAAGACGCACGGACACCCGCAATAGAGATCATAAGCGAAGCACTCCCCTCAACATtcgaagattaaaaaaaaacacctgCTTTTTCTGGCGAGCCAAATTCCATATCCGCCAGCACATGTTCTCCAGCCTTGTGTTCCTCTCCTGCGGACTCCTCGTAGCTTGAGCCTACATTCACATACAAACAGACACACACAATCAGAATCATCTAAACACAAATACAAGCACAGGCaatagaagaagaaaaaaaaacacataccCTGGCCCAAGAGCGATGGAGATCGGTCTCATCAAATCCCGTAATCACCTCCTCCACAAAATACCTAGTGGGACTAAATCTCCCCCTCTCCCGTAGCAGCAGAGATGACTTCTTATCCTCAATCGGAGGGCCAACGTCCAGAATCGCCTCCAAGTAGCTGCTAATCCAGTCGTTTCCCGCCATTACAGTGCAATTGCGTATGAATCCGTATATGTCTTGTGATCTAATATACCCGCGAGCGAATATAGATGCGAATGCACATGCGTAGAGACGAGAGAGACAACAAATATGATTTGTCACATTTTTTCtttattacaaataaatataaaatctttaaaaaaatttatattaataaaaatagataTTGAATGAAAGTGcttatgaattttataaatataaaaaaatttatttatgttattaataAAAGGATGAATAGTTttggtgaatttttttaaatattttcatagtGTCTTTAtactaatatattaataaaattttaaattatgtaaattGTTTGTAACTCATCGAATAAAACATCTTTTTCTAATCAGAAATGGAAAGTTATACAAGTTCAACCTCATTTAATacattttattgattttgtttttctcttcttttattataatttatattttaaaattatagtttAGTTTATCATTATTTATCGGATATGATCTtagtttaaatataaatataattaattatttaaaaaaaattacaagcaAATAACCGTGTAAATAgagattaatatttatttattggcaAAAAcctgtgtgagacggtctcacgagtcgtattttatgagacggatctcttatttgggtcatccatgaaaaagtattactttttatgttatgaatattacttttcattgtaaatatcgataggtTTGATCcgtttaacatataaaaattcgtgagaatGTAATTGTTTATTTGTATGGATGTGCGTACGTGTCATGTATTAATGGGGCCCTCcgtttttcttttcttgtttccCTTTGATAGTGCTTTTTCCAAGAGTTGTGGGGACGACGGTTAGGATTTATTGCTCTCTATCTTTCATACTTTTAAATGTCAACTCACATTGATTATGTCTAATACTTTTCTATTATCCattaaaatagaaaattatGTCTAATACTTTTGGAACACCTCTTTAATAGATATCTATTACAACATTTTAAGAACAAAATTGTGTTAATTTCAATAAGCCAAGATACGTTTCAAGATGATAGGTTGTTTTATTATGTTCTTAATGTGATCCATATTGATTTTTCAGCAAATATAAGCCCATGATtgttcaaaaattcaaaatataactATCAAATTATTCGAGATATGATAGTTGATTATATCGAATATAACTGAAATATAATGACAATAAACATGTAGAAGTATCTGATGTTGATCAATTATCTTGTACGAATTCAGTATGAAATGATATGGGTATGAGACTGATTGATTAGTTATTAGAATGATATTCAAACTTAAATCAAGATCGCTCGTAATAATATGTTAGCATCGTTTGTTTATGAAAGTTGTCTGAGTTAGTAGAGTTGGTGAGCGTATGACCAACGTTAATGGAT
This sequence is a window from Primulina huaijiensis isolate GDHJ02 chromosome 13, ASM1229523v2, whole genome shotgun sequence. Protein-coding genes within it:
- the LOC140991410 gene encoding probable sucrose-phosphate synthase 1 produces the protein MAGNDWISSYLEAILDVGPPIEDKKSSLLLRERGRFSPTRYFVEEVITGFDETDLHRSWARAQATRSPQERNTRLENMCWRIWNLARQKKQLEGEQAQRMAKRRLERERGRREAVADMSEDLSEGEKGDTVGVLSTHVESTRSRLPRISSVDAMEAWSSQQKGKRLYIVLISLHGLIRGENMELGRDSDTGGQVKYIVELARALGSMPGVYRVDLLTRQVSSPEVDWSYGEPTEMLPPRSSEGLMHEMGESSGAYIVRIPFGPKDAYIPKELLWPHIPEFVDGALNHIVQMSKVLGEQIGNGHPVWPVAIHGHYADAGDSAALLSGALNVPMLFTGHSLGRDKLEQLLRQGRQSRDEINSTYKIMRRIEAEELSLDASEIVITSTRQEIDEQWRLYDGFDPVLERKLRARIRRNVSCYGRFMPRMVVIPPGMEFHHIVPHDGDVDTEPEANTDGKSPDPVIWAEVMRFFSNPRKPMILALARPDPKKNLTTLVKAFGECRPLRELANLTLIMGNRDNIDDMSSTNASVLLSILKLIDKYDLYGQVAYPKHHKQSDVPDIYRLAAKTKGVFINPAFIEPFGLTLIEAAAYGLPIVATKNGGPVDIHRVLDNGVLVDPHDQQSIADALLKLVADKHLWAKCRANGLKNIHLFSWPEHCKTYLSRITSCKPRQPRWLKDEDEDENSESDSPSDSLRDIQDISLNLKFSLDGDKNENQENMDGSVELKNNLENAVLTWSKGVTKSAQKSVSIDKGEQISNSSKFPALRRRKRIFVIAIDCDASSGLSESIKKISGAVEKERTEGSIGFILSTSFNITEVRSFLISEGLNPSYFDAFICNSGGDLYYSSIHSEDNPFVVDLYYHSHIEYRWGGEGLRKTLVRWATSTTDKKGGKDGPAVVEDEETSADYCYSFKIKKHGVVPPVKELRKMMRIQALRCHVIHCQDGSKINVIPVLASRSQALRYLYLRWGMELSKVVVLVGESGDTDYEEMLGGVHKSVVLTGVCSSASSQIHANRSYPLTDVISYDGPNIVKTSQGFNSSDLRSLLEASQVFKD